The Pseudoalteromonas sp. N1230-9 genome segment ACCTGAATATCACAAAGGTGCATCTCAACGACATCAAACTGATTATTTAGACAAGCTTATTCAAATTCCTGTGCATGTACCAAGGCCCGGTGTTCTTGAGATAAGGGCATATTTAATGATGCTCACCGCTCAAGACCACGGAGTGACAGATGCTCAGTTAGAAGCGATAAGATGTGCCCTTGAAGAATCATTAAGGCTTTCTTGGAAACAACCACAAATTACCGTTGATGAGCTTCTTCAGGATCACGATATCGAAAAGCATTCAGGACTCAGAAGCAAATTTGTAGTTGCTGAACAGTTAGCTCCACTATTAGCTGAATCCACAAACATTAACGGTAACCCTCGCATAGTTAAGCGATTACTCAATCAAGTTAAGATGAGAAAGAAAACGGCTCACCGTCGAGGAATGCAGCTTGACGAGAAAACTATCACTAAGCTGGTAATTTTTGAGAGGTGCTTAGGCACTCAGGCTACTAACAAGCTTTATGAATTAATTGATAAGGAAAACGGATATCCAAAAGTTTTAGCGGATCTCGAAAATTCAGAAGTTGAATTTGATGAAATAAAGTTACCTGAAGAGTGGAAACTCGACCTAGCTTTTATTGATAAATGGTCAAAATTACCTCCAATGTTTACTGAGATGGATTTGACTCCAGCGGCGTATCTGAGTCGAGAAAGCATTCCAATGGGCGCTGTTAATGCGGTAATGTCAGGAGCCGCTCAAAAACTTGTAGAAGACTTAATGAAGCAACAGGTAAGGGTCAGTGGCGTTAACTCTACTGCGATTACCACAACTCCTAAGGAAGAATACATGTCAGTCATGGATGGTTTGATTGAAAACTTTAAGTTGATTGGTGATTGGACTGAAAGACCTACAGGCATTTATGGAGCAGTGCTACTTGCCAAGCAGGATGATAAATGTTGTTTAAGTCTTCTTACATTCTTAAAAAGCTTGCCCCGACAAAGGTGGCTTAATCCAATTTTAAAAGAACTAGAGGGAACTAAGTAAAATGGGTACGTCCGCATCGTCAACAGGACCGAATAACAAGAGTCCGCTAATTCCATCGTGGGCAGAGCAAGGAGACCCCGTCACGATAGAACCTGCATCAGGTACTGATGGGGATGATCAAACAGGCTTTGACAGTGGTCAAGCAGATGATCAGAATGACAATAGTAACGATATTGACAATGACAAGGTTCAACAAGAAATCGGCGGTTCACCAACAGCAACACCGCCTCCAAATAGGTTTGCTAGTGCAAGAAGAGCATTTGGTAAGTACGCTCAAACAGGTGGATCAACTTCGGATCTAAGGCGTTCATTAAAAAGTTACTCTAGAAAAGGCTCTGGTGGAGGTAAGAGTACTAGCCGGAGACTAGCAAGCGGCATAACTGCTGGTTCTGGATTGCTTGGTTTCATGCGTGGCGACACAGTAACGGTTAATAATCAAAGCTTATCATTAGGTGATCTAACTGGGCTATCGACTGACCAAGCAATT includes the following:
- a CDS encoding KAP family P-loop NTPase fold protein, with translation MWSDKESKIDFLNFNETAESIKDLITEKELMPISIGVFGDWGAGKSTILELTKASLETDEQEYIQVHFDAWTFQGYDDAKAALLETIASTLVKKAADDKNLSAKAIEFAGRIDKIRLMGLLMDGGAALAGIPTMGGIQKIMGLFSGGDDGELDVDDVKGAVDGAKDVAKKNKGLIKDKKSFSPPKEIKEFRKAYSDLLKEFDKPLIVYVDNLDRCSPFNAISTLEAIRLFLFLPNTAFVIAADEDMIRLAVPEYHKGASQRHQTDYLDKLIQIPVHVPRPGVLEIRAYLMMLTAQDHGVTDAQLEAIRCALEESLRLSWKQPQITVDELLQDHDIEKHSGLRSKFVVAEQLAPLLAESTNINGNPRIVKRLLNQVKMRKKTAHRRGMQLDEKTITKLVIFERCLGTQATNKLYELIDKENGYPKVLADLENSEVEFDEIKLPEEWKLDLAFIDKWSKLPPMFTEMDLTPAAYLSRESIPMGAVNAVMSGAAQKLVEDLMKQQVRVSGVNSTAITTTPKEEYMSVMDGLIENFKLIGDWTERPTGIYGAVLLAKQDDKCCLSLLTFLKSLPRQRWLNPILKELEGTK